The following are from one region of the Staphylococcus schleiferi genome:
- a CDS encoding ATP phosphoribosyltransferase regulatory subunit, giving the protein MMHPLILDKEKELQFLNIAESRNFELIDTPFIETLVWETLSSDDLKQMSERSVWQSGSQLYALRNDFTDQLVRYYQDYPLQHRAVAYAGSIVRNQHVCTQLGLEYYQPSIQEIHETFETFKLYIEQCLEDQIQYVVIGHYQLTDLLLSDVQHDTQLLTWIAQRNISELKSALGLSHPIVQLLLTPTHQQLSLLNSLFPSDHYILRSLNRWHTYFKSLGITPIHLDMTPQPPRSYYKGAFIHAHLKKSNLTLTGGYYKDTLEGFGLGLTL; this is encoded by the coding sequence ATGATGCATCCTTTAATTTTAGACAAAGAAAAAGAGCTTCAGTTTTTAAATATTGCTGAATCTCGTAACTTCGAGCTCATAGACACACCTTTTATCGAAACATTAGTTTGGGAAACACTCTCTTCTGATGATCTTAAACAAATGTCTGAAAGAAGTGTTTGGCAATCTGGTTCACAGCTTTATGCTTTGCGCAATGATTTTACAGATCAACTGGTGCGCTATTACCAAGACTATCCTTTACAACATCGCGCAGTTGCATATGCTGGTTCAATTGTCCGAAATCAGCACGTCTGTACACAACTAGGCCTAGAATATTATCAACCGAGTATTCAAGAGATTCACGAGACGTTTGAAACATTTAAGTTGTACATTGAACAATGCTTAGAAGATCAAATTCAATATGTCGTAATCGGTCATTACCAATTAACGGATTTATTATTAAGCGATGTGCAACACGACACACAACTATTGACATGGATTGCACAGCGCAATATTTCTGAATTGAAATCTGCTTTAGGGCTCAGTCATCCCATTGTTCAATTGTTGTTAACACCGACACATCAACAACTCAGTTTACTGAACAGCTTATTCCCAAGCGATCACTATATTTTGCGGAGTTTGAATCGTTGGCATACCTATTTCAAATCGTTAGGTATCACCCCTATCCATCTCGATATGACACCCCAACCTCCGCGGTCGTATTATAAAGGCGCCTTTATTCATGCACATCTGAAAAAAAGCAATCTGACTTTAACAGGCGGTTATTACAAAGATACTTTAGAAGGATTTGGTTTAGGACTCACATTATAA
- the deoB gene encoding phosphopentomutase, with translation MTAPFQRVHLIVMDSVGIGEAPDAKDFNDEGSHTLKHTLEGFDQKLPYLEQLGLGNIDALPVVGAVAHPKAYYTKLSEASVGKDTMTGHWEMMGLNIMQPFKVYPNGFPQELIDEIERITGRKVVVNRPASGTQVIDEWGEHQMKTGDLIVYTSADPVLQIAAHEEIIPLEELYDICEKVRELTKDPKYLVGRVIARPYVGEPGHFTRTSNRHDYALKPFGPTVMNTLKDHDYDVIAIGKINDIFDGEGVTEAVRTKSNMDGMDQLMQIVQKDFKGLSFLNLVDFDALYGHRRDKPGYAQALKDFDNRLPELMAAMREDDLLIITADHGNDPTAEGTDHTREYIPVLMYSPKFKEGQALDTDTTFSSIGATIADNFGVPLPEFGRSYLQDLK, from the coding sequence ATGACAGCACCATTTCAACGTGTACATTTGATTGTCATGGATTCTGTTGGGATAGGAGAGGCCCCAGATGCGAAAGATTTTAACGATGAAGGGTCCCACACACTGAAACATACGTTAGAAGGATTTGACCAAAAATTACCGTATCTCGAACAATTAGGTTTGGGTAATATTGATGCCTTACCTGTCGTAGGGGCAGTTGCACATCCCAAAGCGTATTATACGAAATTAAGCGAAGCTTCAGTCGGTAAAGATACGATGACAGGTCATTGGGAAATGATGGGCTTGAATATCATGCAGCCGTTCAAAGTGTATCCAAACGGTTTTCCACAAGAATTAATTGATGAAATCGAACGAATCACGGGACGTAAAGTCGTTGTGAATCGACCGGCTTCAGGTACACAAGTGATTGATGAGTGGGGCGAACATCAAATGAAAACAGGCGATCTGATTGTATACACATCCGCAGACCCTGTGCTTCAAATTGCCGCACATGAAGAGATTATTCCACTTGAAGAACTCTATGACATTTGTGAAAAAGTACGTGAATTAACAAAAGACCCGAAATATTTAGTCGGTCGCGTGATTGCACGTCCATATGTTGGTGAACCGGGACACTTCACAAGAACAAGTAATCGTCATGACTATGCCTTAAAACCTTTTGGCCCAACAGTGATGAACACACTTAAAGATCATGATTACGATGTCATTGCCATCGGTAAAATTAATGATATTTTCGATGGCGAAGGTGTTACAGAAGCCGTACGTACGAAAAGTAACATGGACGGGATGGACCAACTGATGCAAATCGTACAAAAAGACTTTAAAGGTTTAAGTTTCTTAAACTTAGTCGATTTTGATGCATTGTATGGGCATCGTCGTGATAAACCCGGTTACGCGCAAGCCTTGAAAGACTTTGACAATCGTTTACCGGAATTAATGGCTGCGATGCGTGAAGATGATTTACTCATCATTACAGCTGACCACGGCAATGATCCAACGGCAGAAGGCACAGATCACACACGTGAATACATTCCAGTGTTGATGTACAGTCCGAAATTTAAAGAAGGTCAAGCGCTCGATACGGATACAACATTTAGTTCAATTGGGGCAACCATTGCAGATAACTTTGGCGTACCGCTTCCAGAATTCGGTCGCAGTTATCTTCAAGATTTAAAATAA
- a CDS encoding pyridoxal phosphate-dependent aminotransferase — MIRMNKNESPIKPLNDETLMNLIKNCDYHLYPDTDYDRFRQAYANYYGQQFSSQQLCCGNGSDELIQKLMLIMPEGPCLTLNPDFFMYQDYARQVKRQIRFVDASPDLTFSLETILGRIDEVQPRFFILSNPHNPTGHRFTENELITIAKQMKTIEGYLIIDEAYVDFSTPLQIELEDHILIIRTLSKAFAMAGLRLGVLISTEKTISTIRQIEHPYPLSAFTLSIGIYLFEHMEQTKVFVQYQRQLSQRLKEIMMKYASSHMHIFPSDTNFVLTSGSQALSLGHYVKARGFLPRFYHSKDEKMLAECVRYSIIDYPQLNQFEQVVKEWSEQQ, encoded by the coding sequence ATGATTCGCATGAATAAGAATGAAAGCCCGATAAAGCCGCTTAATGATGAAACATTAATGAATCTTATCAAAAATTGTGATTACCATTTATATCCAGATACTGATTATGACCGCTTTCGCCAAGCTTATGCGAATTATTATGGCCAGCAATTCAGCAGTCAACAACTATGCTGTGGAAATGGTTCTGACGAATTAATACAAAAATTGATGCTTATTATGCCAGAAGGTCCCTGTTTAACGCTCAATCCCGATTTTTTTATGTATCAAGATTATGCACGGCAGGTGAAGCGTCAAATTCGTTTTGTTGATGCCTCACCTGATTTAACATTTTCACTTGAAACGATACTTGGTCGCATCGATGAAGTACAACCTCGTTTTTTCATTCTCAGTAATCCACACAATCCAACGGGACACCGTTTTACTGAAAATGAGTTAATCACTATCGCAAAACAAATGAAAACGATAGAAGGCTATTTAATCATTGATGAAGCCTATGTTGACTTTTCAACACCATTACAAATCGAACTGGAAGATCATATCCTAATCATTCGTACACTTTCCAAAGCTTTTGCTATGGCGGGGTTACGACTCGGTGTCTTAATCAGTACAGAAAAAACCATTTCAACTATACGCCAAATTGAACACCCTTATCCTTTAAGTGCATTCACGCTATCTATCGGTATTTATCTATTTGAACATATGGAACAAACAAAAGTGTTCGTCCAATACCAACGACAATTGAGTCAGCGCTTAAAAGAAATCATGATGAAATATGCCAGTTCCCATATGCATATCTTTCCAAGTGATACTAATTTTGTTTTAACATCAGGCTCTCAAGCCTTATCACTCGGCCATTACGTTAAAGCACGTGGCTTTCTACCACGCTTTTATCATTCGAAAGATGAAAAAATGTTAGCTGAATGCGTACGTTATTCCATCATTGATTATCCACAGTTAAATCAATTTGAACAAGTCGTGAAAGAATGGAGTGAACAGCAATGA
- the hisD gene encoding histidinol dehydrogenase, protein MMINSTTFLQQLQSEAQFNQNLHEQVAAICERVKNEGDRALFDYNKQFDHVQVQSLEIPRSELEQALTNLEPELKAALQHSHQRIEHYQQQIKYQQQNTTQELYEVYYPIESVGIYVPGGKASYPSTVLMTATLAKVANVKNIIVVTPPQTNGIAQSVLAACAIAGVDRVYQVGGAQSIAALAYGTETIPKVDKIVGPGNQYVAYAKKYLYGEVGIDQIAGPSEIALIIDTHSDMEAIVYDVFAQDEHDEMARTYVLSNDKSVLKALEQRIQSELKNAQRSEILAESLKHHHYLIHTLDFNDNCKVMNAIAPEHASVQTAHPERYIPFIHYVGSLFIGRYAPEAIGDYIAGPSHVLPTQRTARFQHGLSVNDFLTKHTVIHLNASTYQHTYADAARIADDEQLINHKKSLEIRNRGDTQ, encoded by the coding sequence TTGATGATTAACAGCACAACATTTTTACAGCAATTACAATCTGAAGCACAGTTTAACCAAAACCTTCACGAGCAGGTGGCCGCCATCTGTGAACGTGTCAAAAATGAAGGTGACCGTGCATTATTCGACTACAACAAGCAATTTGATCACGTACAAGTGCAATCACTAGAGATACCTCGTTCAGAGCTGGAACAAGCTTTGACAAATTTGGAGCCTGAATTAAAAGCAGCACTCCAACATAGTCATCAAAGAATCGAACATTATCAGCAACAAATTAAATATCAACAACAAAATACAACACAAGAACTCTACGAAGTCTATTATCCTATCGAAAGTGTAGGGATATATGTGCCGGGAGGTAAAGCAAGTTATCCATCTACTGTCTTAATGACCGCGACACTCGCGAAAGTGGCAAATGTTAAAAATATCATTGTTGTCACACCACCCCAAACCAATGGCATTGCCCAAAGTGTTCTTGCTGCTTGTGCAATTGCCGGTGTCGATCGCGTGTATCAAGTCGGTGGCGCCCAAAGTATCGCAGCATTAGCCTATGGCACAGAAACTATCCCTAAAGTAGATAAAATCGTTGGTCCAGGCAATCAATATGTGGCGTATGCGAAAAAATATTTGTACGGAGAAGTAGGCATCGATCAAATTGCAGGACCGAGTGAGATTGCACTTATTATAGATACCCATAGCGATATGGAGGCCATTGTCTATGATGTTTTCGCCCAAGATGAGCATGATGAAATGGCAAGAACTTATGTCCTTTCAAACGATAAATCCGTCCTTAAGGCGCTTGAACAGCGTATCCAATCTGAACTTAAAAATGCACAGCGCTCAGAAATATTAGCAGAAAGTTTAAAGCATCATCACTACTTAATTCACACTTTAGATTTTAATGATAATTGTAAAGTTATGAATGCCATTGCACCTGAACATGCTTCAGTTCAAACTGCGCATCCAGAACGATACATCCCTTTCATCCATTATGTAGGGAGCTTGTTTATAGGGCGCTATGCACCAGAAGCCATTGGAGACTATATCGCTGGGCCGAGTCACGTGCTGCCTACACAACGAACAGCACGCTTTCAACACGGACTGTCTGTGAACGATTTTTTAACTAAACATACGGTCATTCATCTGAATGCTTCAACGTACCAACACACCTATGCTGATGCCGCTCGAATAGCGGATGACGAACAATTAATCAATCATAAAAAATCACTAGAAATTCGAAATAGAGGTGACACACAATGA
- the hisB gene encoding imidazoleglycerol-phosphate dehydratase HisB — MTYQIRRETTETKIDIKLSVSKKESQIHTGVGFLDHMLTLWSFHSGLALQIDVEGDTWVDDHHTTEDIGIVLGQLLRQLIKDKVHYTRYGTQYIPMDETLARAVVDISGRPYLNFQADFSKEKVGQFDTELVKEFFRALVFNAYLTVHIDLLHQGNTHHEIEAIFKAFAHALKQALRDSEDRRIPSSKGVIE; from the coding sequence ATGACATATCAAATTCGCCGCGAAACGACAGAAACTAAAATTGACATTAAACTCAGTGTATCGAAAAAAGAGAGTCAAATTCATACTGGTGTCGGATTTTTAGACCATATGCTCACATTATGGAGCTTTCATAGTGGCTTAGCGTTACAAATTGACGTTGAAGGTGATACGTGGGTCGATGATCATCATACGACTGAAGATATCGGTATCGTTCTTGGACAACTGTTACGACAGTTGATTAAAGATAAAGTTCATTACACCCGTTATGGTACCCAATATATTCCAATGGACGAAACATTAGCACGTGCTGTTGTCGATATTAGCGGCCGCCCTTACCTCAACTTTCAAGCGGACTTCAGCAAGGAAAAAGTGGGCCAGTTTGATACAGAACTCGTCAAAGAATTTTTTAGAGCTTTAGTGTTTAATGCCTATTTAACGGTTCACATCGACTTACTTCATCAAGGAAATACGCACCACGAAATTGAAGCCATTTTCAAAGCATTTGCGCATGCTTTAAAACAAGCGCTACGCGATTCAGAAGACCGACGTATCCCTTCATCTAAAGGTGTGATTGAATGA
- the lrgA gene encoding antiholin-like murein hydrolase modulator LrgA, protein MKMEQKVEKTYSFLHQVLVISLVLFVSSIIESFMPIPMPASVIGLVLLFILLCTGVVKLGQVEKVGTALTNNIGFLFVPAGISVVNSLGIISASPILIIGLIIISTVLLLVCTGFASQIIMRVTTKNNAQKPEKAQSEMKGAHSHG, encoded by the coding sequence GTGAAGATGGAACAAAAAGTTGAAAAAACGTATAGCTTTTTGCATCAAGTTTTAGTGATTTCGTTAGTGTTATTTGTTTCAAGTATCATTGAATCGTTTATGCCGATTCCAATGCCAGCATCAGTAATAGGACTTGTTTTACTGTTTATCTTATTATGCACAGGTGTTGTGAAATTGGGACAAGTTGAAAAAGTAGGGACAGCATTAACGAATAACATCGGATTTTTATTCGTACCAGCGGGGATTTCAGTCGTTAATTCATTAGGGATTATTAGTGCAAGCCCAATTTTGATTATTGGTCTCATTATTATCTCTACAGTGCTGTTGCTTGTATGTACAGGTTTTGCATCACAAATTATTATGCGTGTAACGACTAAAAATAACGCACAAAAACCAGAAAAAGCACAATCAGAAATGAAAGGAGCACACTCACATGGTTGA
- the lrgB gene encoding antiholin-like protein LrgB, producing MVDHLGINTPYFGILLSVIPFLIATYLFKKTNGFFLFAPLFVAMVVGVAFLHFTGIPYEKYKIGGDVINFFLAPATISFAIPLYKKRDVLLKHWHRIIGGIGIGTVVALVGIFFVAKALQFGNDIIASMLPQAATTAIALPVSEGIHGIKELTSLAVILNAVIIYALGNKLLKWFHIDNKIARGLALGTSGHTLGVAAAKELGEVEESMASIAIVLVGVIVVAVVPVLTAIFF from the coding sequence ATGGTTGATCATTTAGGTATTAATACCCCATATTTTGGTATCTTGTTATCCGTCATTCCATTCTTAATTGCAACATATTTATTTAAAAAAACAAATGGTTTCTTCTTATTTGCACCATTATTTGTTGCAATGGTTGTAGGTGTGGCATTCCTACACTTTACAGGCATTCCATATGAAAAATATAAAATAGGTGGCGATGTGATTAATTTCTTCCTTGCACCTGCAACAATTTCATTCGCGATACCTTTATATAAAAAGCGTGATGTGCTCTTAAAACACTGGCACCGTATTATAGGTGGTATAGGAATTGGTACGGTCGTCGCATTAGTAGGTATTTTCTTTGTTGCCAAAGCGTTACAGTTTGGTAATGACATCATTGCATCAATGCTTCCGCAAGCAGCAACGACTGCAATTGCATTACCTGTTTCTGAAGGAATTCATGGTATTAAAGAACTTACATCTTTAGCTGTTATACTGAATGCAGTTATTATCTATGCTTTAGGAAATAAATTATTAAAATGGTTCCACATCGATAATAAAATTGCACGTGGTTTAGCATTAGGTACAAGTGGCCACACTTTAGGTGTAGCTGCAGCGAAAGAACTTGGCGAAGTTGAAGAGTCAATGGCGAGCATCGCGATTGTACTCGTAGGGGTTATTGTTGTTGCGGTAGTCCCAGTTTTAACAGCAATATTCTTCTAA
- a CDS encoding sensor histidine kinase encodes MFNLTILLLERVGLIIILAYILMNSSYFKNTMQQRQMWPSKWQLCLIFSLFALMSNFTGIVIRNGDILSGSIYFHLDDDVSLANTRVLTIGVAGLVGGPFVGVFVGIFSGLFRLYMGGAEAYTYLISSLFIGLISGYFGQQARQKNQYPSIGKSALIGATMEIVQMICIFSFAQDKHYAIDLISLIALPMIIVNSAGTAIFMSIISSTLKQEEQMRAVQTHDVLQLTNQTLPYFKEGLNEDSAKHVAMIIKELMKVSAVAITNRHDILAHVGAGSDHHIPKKEIITDLSKEVLQTGQLKEVHTKGEIGCTHPHCPLHAAIVIPLKMHGKVTGTLKMYFTNPNNLTFVERQLAEGLAEIFSSQIELGEAEMQSKLLKDAEIKSLQAQVNPHFFFNAMNTISALVRIDSEKARELLLELSHFFRSNLQGSRQNTITLEKELSQVSAYLSLEQARFPGRFDVTFDVPEDVTQALVPPFLIQILVENTVKHAFPKRKKDNRIRVVARVENQQQLVISVCDNGQGIPKEKLSLLGQTAVESESGTGSALENLNLRLKGLFSNDAVLHFDTSHTGTTVWCTLPYQQKEG; translated from the coding sequence GTGTTTAATTTGACGATATTACTATTGGAACGTGTGGGTCTCATTATTATCCTTGCCTATATTTTAATGAATTCCAGTTACTTTAAAAACACGATGCAGCAACGACAAATGTGGCCCTCAAAATGGCAACTCTGCTTGATATTTAGCCTTTTTGCGCTGATGTCTAACTTTACAGGGATTGTCATTCGCAATGGTGACATCCTATCTGGAAGTATCTATTTTCATTTAGATGATGATGTATCGTTAGCCAATACACGTGTTTTAACAATTGGGGTTGCTGGATTAGTGGGAGGTCCATTTGTTGGAGTATTCGTAGGGATTTTTTCAGGGCTCTTCCGGTTATATATGGGAGGCGCTGAAGCCTATACGTATTTAATTTCCTCATTATTTATCGGTTTGATTTCGGGTTATTTTGGTCAGCAAGCACGTCAAAAAAATCAATATCCTTCAATAGGAAAAAGTGCATTAATCGGGGCGACAATGGAGATTGTCCAAATGATTTGTATTTTTTCGTTTGCGCAAGATAAACATTATGCGATTGATTTGATTTCGTTAATTGCATTACCAATGATTATTGTTAATAGTGCAGGGACTGCTATTTTTATGTCTATTATTAGTTCCACATTAAAGCAAGAAGAGCAAATGAGAGCTGTACAAACGCATGACGTGTTGCAATTAACCAATCAGACGTTGCCTTACTTCAAAGAAGGGCTGAATGAAGATTCTGCCAAGCATGTGGCAATGATTATTAAAGAGTTGATGAAAGTTTCTGCCGTAGCGATTACAAATCGACATGATATTTTAGCGCATGTGGGTGCTGGGAGTGATCATCACATTCCGAAAAAAGAAATTATAACGGATTTATCAAAAGAAGTTTTACAAACAGGGCAGCTTAAAGAAGTTCATACGAAAGGTGAAATCGGATGTACACACCCGCATTGTCCATTACACGCTGCCATTGTGATTCCTTTGAAGATGCATGGCAAAGTGACGGGAACTTTAAAAATGTATTTTACGAATCCGAACAATCTTACTTTCGTAGAACGTCAATTGGCGGAAGGGTTAGCTGAAATATTTAGTAGTCAAATCGAATTGGGTGAGGCTGAAATGCAGAGTAAATTATTGAAAGATGCAGAGATTAAATCATTACAAGCACAAGTCAATCCGCATTTCTTTTTTAATGCGATGAACACGATTTCTGCACTTGTTCGAATCGATAGTGAAAAGGCGAGAGAGCTCTTATTAGAACTGAGTCATTTCTTCCGTTCAAATTTACAAGGCTCTCGCCAAAATACAATTACTTTAGAAAAAGAGCTAAGCCAAGTGTCTGCTTATCTATCATTAGAACAAGCGCGTTTCCCAGGCAGATTTGATGTGACTTTTGATGTTCCAGAGGATGTGACACAAGCCCTTGTCCCTCCATTTTTAATTCAAATTTTAGTTGAGAATACGGTAAAACATGCTTTTCCAAAGCGAAAGAAAGACAATCGTATTCGAGTTGTTGCACGGGTTGAAAATCAACAACAATTAGTGATATCGGTTTGTGATAATGGGCAAGGTATTCCGAAAGAAAAATTATCTTTACTAGGTCAAACTGCCGTTGAATCAGAATCGGGCACAGGCAGTGCTTTAGAAAATTTAAATTTAAGATTAAAAGGTTTATTCAGTAATGATGCAGTTTTACATTTTGATACAAGTCACACAGGAACGACGGTATGGTGTACGCTGCCTTATCAACAAAAGGAGGGATAA
- a CDS encoding response regulator transcription factor LytR, translated as MRALIVDDEPLARNELIYLLNRIGGFDVLNEAENVSETIEALLVDDYDLVFLDINLMDENGIELGRKIQKMKSPPAIVFATAHDQFAVQAFELNATDYIMKPFEQSRVEQAVQKVQAQLKKSKAAQDMPPVTNVETLLPIEIDDRIHMLNLSDVIGISVNKGLTTIHTTQGTFETTEPLSAYEKKLNTPQFIRIHRANIINRQHIQAIEHWFNSTYMVTLTNDVKMQVSRSYMKSFKQVMGLTS; from the coding sequence ATGAGGGCGTTAATAGTTGATGATGAACCTCTTGCGCGTAATGAGTTAATCTATTTATTAAATCGTATCGGTGGCTTCGACGTTTTGAATGAAGCAGAGAATGTGAGTGAAACGATCGAGGCATTGTTAGTAGACGACTACGACCTTGTTTTTTTAGATATTAACTTAATGGATGAAAATGGCATTGAGCTAGGACGTAAAATTCAAAAAATGAAGTCCCCACCTGCGATTGTGTTTGCCACGGCACATGACCAATTTGCTGTTCAAGCCTTTGAATTAAATGCGACAGATTATATTATGAAGCCATTCGAACAAAGCCGCGTCGAGCAAGCCGTTCAAAAAGTTCAGGCGCAACTTAAAAAAAGCAAAGCGGCACAGGACATGCCTCCTGTTACGAATGTGGAAACACTTTTGCCGATTGAGATTGATGACCGTATCCATATGCTGAATCTTTCTGATGTAATCGGTATTTCAGTTAATAAAGGACTCACTACGATTCATACGACACAAGGTACGTTTGAAACAACAGAGCCTTTAAGCGCATATGAAAAAAAGTTGAATACACCGCAGTTTATTAGAATTCATCGTGCAAATATTATTAATCGACAGCACATTCAAGCTATAGAACATTGGTTTAATTCGACCTATATGGTCACTTTGACAAATGATGTGAAAATGCAAGTGAGTCGTTCCTATATGAAAAGTTTTAAGCAAGTGATGGGTCTCACATCATAA
- the hisG gene encoding ATP phosphoribosyltransferase, whose amino-acid sequence MLTIALAKGRLLKSLIAYLEQQGQIELASQLQSQSRQLQIKTENFRFLFVKGNDVPIYVEQGIADIGITGSDILNEQKYDVNQLIALPFGQCHFSVAAFETTEACHKIATSYPKTARDYFKSTGRDIELIELSGSIELACVIGMVDGIVDIVQTGSTLRSNGLVEKEQISSIQAQLITNRQSFFTAASEIDAFIQMLGVSLIDD is encoded by the coding sequence GTGTTAACTATTGCATTGGCAAAAGGACGTTTACTGAAAAGTTTGATTGCCTACTTAGAACAACAGGGGCAGATTGAATTGGCTTCACAGCTTCAGTCGCAATCCCGTCAACTTCAAATCAAAACTGAAAATTTTCGTTTTCTTTTCGTTAAAGGAAATGACGTTCCTATATATGTAGAACAAGGGATTGCGGACATCGGTATTACAGGAAGTGATATTTTAAACGAGCAGAAATATGACGTTAATCAACTTATTGCCCTCCCTTTTGGACAATGTCATTTTTCTGTCGCTGCTTTTGAAACGACAGAAGCATGTCACAAAATCGCAACTTCTTATCCGAAAACAGCCCGCGATTATTTTAAATCCACAGGTCGTGACATTGAGTTAATCGAACTTTCGGGCTCTATTGAGTTAGCTTGTGTCATTGGCATGGTTGATGGCATCGTTGATATCGTACAAACCGGTAGTACACTTCGCTCTAATGGCCTTGTCGAAAAGGAACAGATTTCCAGTATACAAGCGCAATTAATTACAAACCGTCAAAGTTTTTTCACTGCCGCATCAGAAATTGATGCATTTATTCAAATGTTAGGGGTGTCACTCATTGATGATTAA
- the deoC gene encoding deoxyribose-phosphate aldolase produces MKFEKYIDHTLLKPESTRQQIDQIIEEAKTYHFKSVCVNPTHVQYAAERLADSDVLVCTVIGFPLGASTTETKAFETEDALRKGADEIDMVINIGALKDGRYADVQQDIEAVVKAAQGHAVKVIIETVLLTDEEKVKASELAQAAGAHFVKTSTGFAGGGATPEDVKLMKETVGDALEVKASGGVRSLEDFNAMVEAGATRVGASAGVQIMQGLESDADY; encoded by the coding sequence ATGAAATTTGAAAAATATATCGATCATACGTTGTTAAAACCAGAATCAACACGTCAACAAATTGATCAAATCATTGAAGAGGCCAAAACGTATCACTTTAAATCGGTTTGTGTCAATCCGACGCATGTTCAATACGCTGCCGAACGTCTTGCAGATAGTGACGTGCTTGTGTGTACGGTGATTGGTTTTCCATTGGGTGCATCAACGACAGAAACGAAAGCTTTCGAAACAGAAGATGCTTTACGTAAAGGTGCAGATGAAATCGATATGGTTATCAACATTGGCGCTTTAAAAGATGGACGTTACGCTGATGTACAACAAGATATTGAAGCTGTAGTCAAAGCGGCTCAAGGCCATGCGGTTAAAGTCATTATTGAAACGGTTTTACTGACAGATGAAGAAAAAGTGAAAGCCTCTGAATTAGCACAAGCAGCAGGTGCACATTTTGTGAAAACATCCACTGGCTTTGCGGGTGGTGGTGCCACACCTGAAGATGTGAAATTAATGAAAGAGACTGTCGGGGATGCATTAGAAGTGAAAGCCTCCGGCGGTGTGCGTAGCTTAGAAGATTTTAACGCAATGGTTGAGGCAGGTGCCACACGTGTGGGCGCAAGTGCAGGTGTTCAAATCATGCAAGGATTAGAATCCGACGCAGACTATTAA